GCGCGCCTGGCAGCCGTGAGCAATCCCGGAATGAGCGAAGGGCGCATGACCTTCATGTCCTCGCTGATCGGGTTGGCGAGCTTCCAAAGGTCATCCGTCGCGCTGAAATGGGCGGCCTCGTCTTCCGGGAGGAAGGACCAGGTGATCGCCTCGTTTAGACCGATGGCGGCAGCAGCACGGCGAACCTTGCGCTCGAGCACCTGTTCGAGCGAGGCGGTCGGTTTGGCAACGCCTTCCTCGCGCGGAAGCGCGACGCTCGCAACTTTGTCGAGACCGTGGATGCGCACGATTTCCTCGACCAGATCGGCAGGACCTTCGATGTCATGGCGGCGCAGAGGGCACGTAACCTGCCAGTCGTCGTCCACTTGGAAGTCGAGGCTCTCCAGGATGCGCCGCTGTTCCACCTCTGGCACTTCGACGCCCCCGAGACGCGCGATGCGCGCGGTGTCGAACTGAAGCACTTTGGGCTCACTCGGCGGGGAACCGGCCTGCACGGCTTCGCTTGCCTGTCCGCCAGCCAGTTCGACGATCAGCCCGGTGAGAAGATCAAGACCTTCCTGCAACCACGCCGGATCGACACCGCGCTCGAACCGCGTCCGTGCATCCGAGGCCAGACCCAGCTTCCGCCCAGTCACCCCGATGCGAGCCGGATTGAAATAGGCGATTTCGAGCAGCACATCGGTCGTCTCGTCCTGAACACCCGAATTCTCGCCGCCCATAATCCCGGCGATATCGTGGACTTCCTTGTCGTCCGCGATCACCGTCATTGTCTCATCGAGCGTATAGGTTTTCTCGTTCAAGGCCAGTACCTGCTCGCCCGGCTTGGCGCGCCGCGCGACGACCGCCCCGTGGAGCTTGGCAAGGTCATAGGCGTGAGCCGGACGACCATAGGCGAGCATCAGATAGTTCGTAAGGTCGACCAGCAGCGAGATCGGTCGCTGGCCCGCGCTTGTGAGGCGCTGCTGGAGCCAGTCCGGCGAAGGGCCGTTCTTCACGCCTCGGATGACACGGCCAAAGAATGCCGGGCAACCTTCCGGATCGTCAGTGCGGATTTCAACCGGGCATGCGCCCTCTGCGGTGAAGTCAGGGAAAGCGATCGGCTTCAGCGTGCCGAGCCCTGCCGCCGCGAGGTCGCGCGCAATGCCGTAAACCCCCATGCAATCAGGGCGGTTTGGTGTGATGGCGACGTCGATCACTGGCGAGGAACCGTGATAATCGGCAAAGCTGTGGCCGACCGGCGCGTCGTCCGGCAATTCGATGATGCCATCGTGATCCTCGCCAAGCTCGAGCTCGCGCACCGAGCACATCATGCCGTTCGATTCGACCCCGCGTATCGCGCTTTTGCGAAGCTCCATCCCGTTGGAGGGAACGACTGCGCCCGCCTGGCCGAGCACGCCTTTCATCCCCGCACGCGCATTGGGCGCTCCACAGACGACCTGCAGCGGATCGCCCTCACCGGTGTCGACCGTGAGCACCTGCAGCTTGTCGGCATCGGGATGCTTCTCGGCCGTCAACACCTTGGCGACGGTGAAGCCCGCGAGCCGCTCCGAAGGGTCTTCGACGCCCTCTATCTCGAGCCCGATCGCGTTCAGCGTATCGGTGATTTCCTGCAAGGACGCATCGGTTTCCAGATGGTCCTTCAGCCATGTGACGGAGAACTTCATGCGCCCGCTCCCACGCCAGCGGAGAGTGTCGGCTGGTCGACCGCAGCGAACCCGTAATGCGCAAGCCAGCGCGGGTCGCCGTCGAAGAAGGCGCGCAGGTCATTCATTCCGTATTTGAGCATCGCGAGCCGGTCGACGCCGAGCCCCCAGGCAAAGCCCTGCCACTGGTCGGGATCGAACCCGCCCATTTCGAGGACGCGCGGATTGACCATGCCGCTGCCGAGCAACTCCATCCAATCATGGCCCGGATCATCGCCATTGCCGCCGACCACGCGGCGGCCACCCTCGTTCGAATAGCCGACGTCAGCCTCGACACTCGGCTCGGTGAAGGGGAAGTAGGAAGGACGCAAGCGCAGCACGATATCGTCGCGCTCGAAGAACGCCTTGAGAAAAGTTTCGAGCGTCCATTTGAGATGGCCCAGATGGATATCGCGGTCGATCACCAGCCCTTCGACCTGATGGAACATCGGCGTGTGGGTCGCATCGCTATCGGAGCGATAGACGCGGCCCGGCGCGATCAGGCGCATCGGCGCACCGCCCGGATTTGCCTTGGCGACCGCCTGCATCGAGCGGATCTGCACCGGCGAAGTGTGGGTACGCAGCAGGATCTCGCCGCCATCTGCGGTCTTGTCCGGGAAATAGAACGTGTCGTGCATCGCGCGCGCCGGATGACTCTCATCCATGTTGAGCGCGGTGAAGTTGTGCCAGTCGTCCTCGATCTCGGGACCGGTCGCCACAGTGAAGCCGAGGTCGGCGAAGATTTCCGCCAGTTCGTCCATCACCTGGCTCACCGGGTGGATCGAACCTTTCGGCAGATCGGGCGCGGGCAGGGTGAGGTCGATTTTCTCGCGTGCCAGCTGCGCTTCGAGCTCGGCGGTTTCGAGCTCGGCCCTTTTCGCTTCGATCGCTCCGGCGATTTCTGCGCGCACGGCCTGGATCGCGGGCGCAGCTTCCTGCCGCTCTTCGGGGCTCATGCCGCCAAGCGTCTTCAGCGCGAGGCTCACCCAGCCCTTCTTGCCGAGCGCTTCGAGGCGTTGCTCCTCGAGCGCATCGAGCGAGGCCGCATCGGCAATGGCGGCAAGCGCCGCCTCTTTCTGTTGTGTCAGATCAGTCATGGTTTGGCTCAATCAATCGAGCGCGTCCGCTAGCGAGAAATGGCGGGCAAATCAAAGTGGCATTGCCCTTGGTGCGAGATTTTTCTGGCGGCGTGCGCCTATCGCGCCGCCTTGGGCTCGTGCAACCCCTGTACCGCTTCGCCGGCGATCGCCATGCGCGCCTGGGCTGCTGCGACCAGAAAGGGCTTGTCGAGCGCGGCATAGGCGCTGGGGCTCATCCCCATGAAGCGCTTGAAGTCGCGGACGAAATGGGCCTGATCGTGATACTGGAAGTCGATCGCGCTCAGCCATTTCATCGAGGGGTCGAGCATGAATTGCGCGAGGCTGCGCAGAAACCGCTGGCGGCGAAGCAGCAGCTTGGGCGGAAAACCGAAGGCGCGGCGCGCGAGCCTCTCCAGCGAACGGACATTCATGCCGACCCGGTCTGCCAAACTGGCAACGCTGGCGATTTCCGGGTCGACGAGCGCTGCGTTGATTGCGGTAATCGCGACGGCGTGGTCGCTGGAGCGATCGGCAAGCAGGGCCATGTGTTGGTCGATCAACGCCAGTTCCTGCTCGAAATCACCATTCGAGGCCTGCAGTGCCCGCATCAGGGGATGGAAGGCGGCAAAGGCGGGATCGGCAAACCCGTCGACGAAGCGATCCGCGTATTCCCCGGCAGGCGCATCGACGAGCGCCGACCAGCCCAGCGGCATCAAACCGATGCCCCAGCTTCGTCCCGAACGAATACGAAAGCGCGTCGCAACACTGGTCGGCCCGGTGACAGCAAAGGCAGGGCTCTGTCGCAGGTCGGCTGCTCCAATCGCGGAATCGCTCATCCCCTCTGGCATGAGCCGAAGGTTCGGCCATTCGGGATGGAGGAAATCCTCGAGGACGGGCTCGGACGCAGAGCAGACAACATCGGTGCGGTAATAGGTCGTGACATAGGGCCGCAGCTCGGCCGAAGGGAGCGCGAAACGGATCGCAATGGCATTTCCGGTTTCGGCGTGCATCGCTGCCCCGTAGTTCGTACTGCTCCAGCGCGACCCGGATTTCCGCTTTCGTTACAATATCTTCGTGAAATCGTCTAGTCGCGCATCGGCTGGTCGAGCGCCTGCGCGGCGCTGCCCCAGACACGGGCGCGCGCTTCGAGGAAGGATGCGATTATGGGGTGATCGAGCGCGGCATATTCGCTCGGGTTCATCGTCATGAACTCGCGGAATTCGCGCGTGAACTGAGCCTGGTCGTGATAGTCGC
The Erythrobacter sp. THAF29 DNA segment above includes these coding regions:
- the pheT gene encoding phenylalanine--tRNA ligase subunit beta, with the protein product MKFSVTWLKDHLETDASLQEITDTLNAIGLEIEGVEDPSERLAGFTVAKVLTAEKHPDADKLQVLTVDTGEGDPLQVVCGAPNARAGMKGVLGQAGAVVPSNGMELRKSAIRGVESNGMMCSVRELELGEDHDGIIELPDDAPVGHSFADYHGSSPVIDVAITPNRPDCMGVYGIARDLAAAGLGTLKPIAFPDFTAEGACPVEIRTDDPEGCPAFFGRVIRGVKNGPSPDWLQQRLTSAGQRPISLLVDLTNYLMLAYGRPAHAYDLAKLHGAVVARRAKPGEQVLALNEKTYTLDETMTVIADDKEVHDIAGIMGGENSGVQDETTDVLLEIAYFNPARIGVTGRKLGLASDARTRFERGVDPAWLQEGLDLLTGLIVELAGGQASEAVQAGSPPSEPKVLQFDTARIARLGGVEVPEVEQRRILESLDFQVDDDWQVTCPLRRHDIEGPADLVEEIVRIHGLDKVASVALPREEGVAKPTASLEQVLERKVRRAAAAIGLNEAITWSFLPEDEAAHFSATDDLWKLANPISEDMKVMRPSLIPGLLTAARRAAKRGASSSRLFEIGRRYFRAKDGLSDERPTLGVLLAGEKKPRGWATGKAQEFDAFDAKAIALHLLEMAGAPADKLMVMDPVVEGEGTQFHPGQSATLRLGPKNVLARFGMLHPATLKAFDIEGPVAAVEIFLDAIPAKKTGKGPKSFARPTYAPPALQSVKRDFAFLVPDTLAAADLVRAVRAADKVNIADVRVFDVFAGEGVPEGRKSVAIEVTLQPQEKSYKDAELKAISGAIVAAAAKQGAELRG
- the pheS gene encoding phenylalanine--tRNA ligase subunit alpha, with translation MTDLTQQKEAALAAIADAASLDALEEQRLEALGKKGWVSLALKTLGGMSPEERQEAAPAIQAVRAEIAGAIEAKRAELETAELEAQLAREKIDLTLPAPDLPKGSIHPVSQVMDELAEIFADLGFTVATGPEIEDDWHNFTALNMDESHPARAMHDTFYFPDKTADGGEILLRTHTSPVQIRSMQAVAKANPGGAPMRLIAPGRVYRSDSDATHTPMFHQVEGLVIDRDIHLGHLKWTLETFLKAFFERDDIVLRLRPSYFPFTEPSVEADVGYSNEGGRRVVGGNGDDPGHDWMELLGSGMVNPRVLEMGGFDPDQWQGFAWGLGVDRLAMLKYGMNDLRAFFDGDPRWLAHYGFAAVDQPTLSAGVGAGA
- a CDS encoding AraC family transcriptional regulator: MHAETGNAIAIRFALPSAELRPYVTTYYRTDVVCSASEPVLEDFLHPEWPNLRLMPEGMSDSAIGAADLRQSPAFAVTGPTSVATRFRIRSGRSWGIGLMPLGWSALVDAPAGEYADRFVDGFADPAFAAFHPLMRALQASNGDFEQELALIDQHMALLADRSSDHAVAITAINAALVDPEIASVASLADRVGMNVRSLERLARRAFGFPPKLLLRRQRFLRSLAQFMLDPSMKWLSAIDFQYHDQAHFVRDFKRFMGMSPSAYAALDKPFLVAAAQARMAIAGEAVQGLHEPKAAR